From a region of the Narcine bancroftii isolate sNarBan1 chromosome 5, sNarBan1.hap1, whole genome shotgun sequence genome:
- the LOC138765013 gene encoding alpha-1,3-mannosyl-glycoprotein 4-beta-N-acetylglucosaminyltransferase C-like — protein MRCYWKRSVTTLGFFLLCLLVYLYIKDEEESALEEEERRLAREIAVQQLYSERNVQNFRELINYSSPINITYQYLAGYPMLKKKYITVGLSSVKRKRGNYLLETLKSIFKQSTNEELTEMVVVVHLADFDMVWNMQVVEEIATKFAHHIISGHLIIIHAPESYYPPLKGLKRNYNDPADRVTFRSKQNVDYAFLLNFCANLSEYYIMLEDDVHCSHSFLTAIKKVLASKEGSYWVTLEFSKLGYIGKLYHSTDLPRLAHFLLMFYQEMPCDWLLSHFRGLLTQKDVIRFKPSLFQHIGYYSSFRGSENRLKDDDFEEDFFDVPDNPPATIYTSLKVFENYDPSKAYSNSDEYFWGKSPSTGDIFTIVFVKPMNVTRIHIVTGSDDRHGDILHSGIVEVGKETKLTQKGKDCSEYVKLKVFQNGQFDQKDIGTIITFSVECVRIFVTDNQNDWLIIRSISIWGKQASL, from the exons gaagaagaagaaagacgATTGGCCAGGGAAATAGCTGTGCAGCAGTTGTACTCTGAGAGGAATGTGCAGAACTTCAGAGAGCTGATAAATTATTCTTCACCCATTAACATCACCTATCAATATTTGGCAGGGTACCCTATGTTAAAAAAGa AATACATCACAGTGGGATTGTCTTCCGTGAAACGAAAGCGAGGAAATTACCTTCTTGAGACACTTAAGTCCATATTCAAGCAGTCTACTAATGAAGAGCTCACTGAGATGGTTGTGGTCGTTCACTTGGCAGACTTTGACATGGTGTGGAACATGCAAGTGGTTGAGGAGATCGCCACAAAATTTGCCCACCATATAATTTCAGGTCACTTGATCATTATTCACGCCCCAGAATCATACTATCCACCTCTTAAAGGGCTGAAAAGAAATTATAATGACCCAGCTGATCGTGTGACTTTCAGGTCAAAACAAAATGTGGACTATGCTTTCCTGCTCAACTTTTGTGCTAATTTATCGGAATATTACATAATGTTGGAAGATGATGTTCATTGTTCGCACTCTTTCCTAACTGCAATTAAGAAAGTCCTTGCCTCAAAAGAGGGCTCCTATTGGGTAACGTTGGAATTTTCTAAGCTGGGGTATATTGGTAAACTTTACCACTCAACTGATCTTCCAAGGCTGGCCCACTTTCTACTGATGTTTTATCAAGAGATGCCATGTGACTGGTTGCTTAGTCATTTCCGAGGCCTTCTCACACAAAAAGACGTCATTCGCTTTAAGCCTTCCCTGTTTCAACACATTGGGTATTATTCATCTTTCAGGGGATCAGAAAATAGGTTGAAGGATGATGATTTTGAAGAAGATTTCTTTGACGTTCCTGACAACCCTCCAGCAACAATCTACACAAGTCTCAAAGTGTTTGAAAACTATGACCCCAGCAAAGCCTACAGTAATAGTGATGAGTACTTCTGGGGAAAATCGCCCTCCACCGGAGATATTTTCACAATTGTGTTTGTGAAGCCGATGAACGTGACCAGAATCCATATAGTCACTGGCTCAGATGACAGGCATGGTGATATTCTTCATTCTGGGATCGTTGAAGTTGGAAAGGAAACAAAATTGACACAAAAAGGAAAAGATTGCTCAGAATATGTCAAACTAAAAGTATTCCAAAATGGACAGTTTGATCAAAAAGATATAGGAACTATTATTACCTTCAGTGTAGAATGTGTACGAATATTCGTAACTGACAACCAAAATGACTGGCTAATTATTCGCAGCATTAGTATTTGGGGAAAGCAAGCCAGCCTGTAA